The Catenuloplanes niger genome includes a window with the following:
- a CDS encoding sensor histidine kinase: protein MSTARVFDAGGPVRIGPWSEAGAAHRHYGGHMTLWRLVLTVADLTVALAVTSAVVLMRPVSGWWVWLIAVLLGLPLAVRRRWPRPVLGMVLVATVATVLTGAGAEVSIYALAFAAYPVALSSARAGRWALGAALTGFLGSGLFDALVTGLPTAGVDERTESFSTAPWTVAGYGTVVLAGGWALAWIVRNHRAQTAEIAALQTARAVAEERLRIARDVHDVVGHNLSVIAMRAAVANHLETDRQAALQTIERISRAALDDVRVVLDGLRDTTGDGLERLVGDARVAGLDVTLDAPDLAPLPRELRTSVHDIVREALTNVRRHADATHCRVTVAVSPGEVSLTVVDDGSGGSASPTPGHGLRGMRERAAQHGGRLSAAAEPGGGFAVRARLPIPAVPA, encoded by the coding sequence GTGAGCACGGCACGAGTCTTCGACGCCGGCGGCCCGGTCCGCATCGGACCGTGGTCCGAGGCGGGCGCGGCGCACCGTCACTACGGTGGGCACATGACGTTGTGGCGGCTCGTCCTGACGGTGGCCGACCTGACGGTCGCACTGGCGGTGACGAGCGCGGTCGTGCTCATGAGGCCGGTGTCCGGCTGGTGGGTGTGGCTGATCGCCGTGCTCCTCGGCCTGCCACTGGCGGTCCGCCGCCGGTGGCCCCGGCCGGTTCTCGGCATGGTCCTCGTGGCGACGGTCGCCACGGTGCTCACCGGGGCCGGCGCGGAGGTCTCGATCTACGCGCTGGCGTTCGCGGCCTATCCCGTCGCGCTCTCGTCGGCGCGAGCCGGGCGCTGGGCGCTCGGCGCCGCCCTCACCGGTTTTCTGGGCTCCGGGCTGTTCGACGCGCTCGTCACCGGGCTTCCCACGGCCGGGGTCGACGAGCGCACGGAGTCGTTCAGCACCGCGCCGTGGACCGTGGCCGGTTACGGGACGGTGGTGCTCGCGGGCGGGTGGGCGCTCGCATGGATCGTCCGGAACCACCGCGCGCAGACCGCCGAGATCGCGGCGCTGCAGACGGCCCGGGCGGTCGCGGAGGAGCGGTTACGCATCGCGCGGGACGTGCACGACGTGGTGGGGCACAACCTCAGCGTGATCGCGATGAGGGCCGCGGTCGCGAACCATCTGGAGACGGACCGGCAGGCCGCGCTGCAGACCATCGAGCGGATCAGCCGGGCGGCGCTCGATGACGTGCGCGTCGTGCTCGACGGCCTCCGGGACACCACCGGCGACGGTCTCGAGCGGCTCGTCGGAGACGCCCGGGTGGCCGGCCTGGACGTCACGCTCGACGCGCCCGACCTGGCACCGTTGCCGCGGGAGCTGCGAACCTCCGTGCACGACATCGTCCGGGAGGCGCTGACCAACGTGCGCCGCCACGCCGACGCCACCCACTGCCGGGTCACCGTGGCGGTGTCGCCCGGCGAGGTCTCGCTGACGGTGGTGGACGACGGCTCCGGCGGTTCGGCGTCTCCCACACCCGGTCACGGCCTTCGCGGCATGCGGGAACGGGCCGCGCAGCACGGCGGGCGTCTGTCCGCCGCCGCGGAGCCGGGTGGCGGGTTCGCGGTCCGGGCCCGGCTGCCGATCCCGGCGGTTCCGGCATGA